A stretch of DNA from Parvularcula bermudensis HTCC2503:
TCGACCCCTCGGCTAAGCCATTCACCTACGGATCGTTTGGTCTGGAGATTAGCGGTCGCATAGTCGAAATCCTGCGGTAGGCGGACTTCAAACCCCCATGGCGCATTCACTTCGTAGCCTGACCGGGACAGATAATTCGCCGTCGAAGCGAAGACGTCCCCATAGCTCCCCCAGAGATCACGTTTACCGTCGCCATCCTCATCGACGGCGTAGGACAGATAGGTTGTGGGGATGAATTGGGTCTGTCCCATCGCCCCGGCCCACGACCCTTTTAATTGGGAACGATCAGCATAGCCATTTTGCAGGATTTTAAGGGCGCCGATCAATTGGGAGCGGCCGTAGGATTGACGTCGGCCTTGATAGGCGAGGGTCGCGGTGGCCGAGATAATGTCGTAATCGCCGAGAATGGCGCCGTAGGAACTTTCCAAGCCCCAGATCGCGCCGATGATTTCCTTGTCGACACCATATTCGGCTTCGATCGCATCGAGTTGAGCCGCCTGGCGTTGGGTGGCGGCGATGCCATTGGCAATTCGGGTGTCGGAAACAGCGCTGTCGAGATAGGCCCAAATCGGCCGACTGAATTCCGGTTGGTTGCTGTTTCGCTCCAGGACCACGGCGAGCGGCGTGGCGGCGCGCATTTCGCGGTCATAGACGGCGGGATCGATTCCCTGGCCAATGGCCTCCTGCCGAAACTCGCTCCGGAAATCGTCGAAATTCTCCGTCGACTGGGCAGCGCTGCCAGCCGCCGCGGCATTTCCTGTGAGAATGGTGGCCAAAAGCGCGGTCGCGAAACTGATCATCATGGACTCCTTCGGG
This window harbors:
- a CDS encoding lytic murein transglycosylase, giving the protein MMISFATALLATILTGNAAAAGSAAQSTENFDDFRSEFRQEAIGQGIDPAVYDREMRAATPLAVVLERNSNQPEFSRPIWAYLDSAVSDTRIANGIAATQRQAAQLDAIEAEYGVDKEIIGAIWGLESSYGAILGDYDIISATATLAYQGRRQSYGRSQLIGALKILQNGYADRSQLKGSWAGAMGQTQFIPTTYLSYAVDEDGDGKRDLWGSYGDVFASTANYLSRSGYEVNAPWGFEVRLPQDFDYATANLQTKRSVGEWLSRGVEAPAARLGKTVDLNTTASIIVPAGAAGPAFMVFDNFRAIMRYNNSTAYALGIGLLSDAIAGRQSALSTQWPRDDRSLSLTERKSLQQTLKERGYDPGPVDGIIGAGTKAALRAWQRDQGLPADGYASARTLSVLSMN